The following proteins are encoded in a genomic region of Nomascus leucogenys isolate Asia chromosome 17, Asia_NLE_v1, whole genome shotgun sequence:
- the LYPD5 gene encoding ly6/PLAUR domain-containing protein 5: MKLPSISCPQECFEAILSLDTGYRAPVTLVRKGCWTGPPVGQTQSNPDALPPDYSVVRGCTTDKCNAHLMTHDALPNLSQAPDPPTLSGAECYACIGVHQDDCAIGRSRRVQCHQDQTACFQGNGRMTVGNFSVPVYIRTCHRPSCTTEGTTSPWTAIDLQGSCCEGHLCNGKSMTQPFTSASATTRASATTPPRALQVLALLLPVLLLVGLSA; the protein is encoded by the exons ATGAAGCTGCCCAGCATCTCCTGTCCTCAGGAGTGCTTTGAGGCTATCCTGTCTCTGGACACCG GGTATCGCGCGCCGGTGACCCTCGTGCGGAAGGGCTGCTGGACCGGGCCTCCTGTGGGCCAGACGCAATCGAACCCGGACGCGCTGCCGCCAGACTACTCGGTGGTGCGCGGCTGCACAACTGACAAATGCAACGCCCACCTCATGACTCATGACGCCCTCCCCAACCTGAGCCAAG CACCCGACCCACCGACGCTCAGCGGCGCCGAGTGCTATGCCTGTATCGGGGTCCACCAGGATGACTGCGCTATCGGCAGGTCCCGACGGGTCCAGTGTCACCAGGACCAGACCGCCTGCTTCCAGGGCAATGGCAGAATGACAGTCG GCAATTTCTCAGTCCCTGTGTACATCAGAACCTGCCACCGGCCCTCCTGCACCACCGAGGGCACCACCAGCCCCTGGACAGCCATCGACCTCCAGGGCTCCTGCTGTGAGGGGCACCTCTGCAACGGGAAATCCATGACCCAGCCCTTCACCAGTGCTTCAGCCACCACCCGTGCTTCAGCCACCACCCCTCCCCGAGCACTACAGGTCCTGGCCCTGCTCCTCCCAGTCCTCCTGCTGGTGGGGCTCTCAGCATAG